Proteins found in one Actinokineospora alba genomic segment:
- a CDS encoding ABC transporter family substrate-binding protein → MRKSRWVLAASTAVVCLTSCTNAPPPPLVTTEVAQTAPTRPVNPGEAVVGVDSVAGGLNPHKLSDQSMVTTALAQAMLPSVFRTGPDGTPQLDQTLMLSAQVTNTEPYTVTYRLRPEASWSDAAPIAAEDFVYLWERLRDEPGVIDGMGYRLISNISAREAGRVVEVTFAKPYPGWRSLFSSLLPAHLVKDSPGGWANVLADNYPVTGGPFSLRLLDRVRGEVILERNDRYWDPPAALDRIVLRRGDLNGITGALRTAHNQLALTALGAQGVTQVAGLGASVTHKTVPRPSVATVLLRPVSPAMADVRVRSAIAAIIDRGALVKAGTGGGPQSALTANAQVLAPGAAGYAATGPNTGPDPALAERLLTEAGYLKTAGTWTSTNAVLNLVIAVPADRPAYAAMAAELRKQLTAAGITVKVVSPPGAELFTTLPAAATAKDPVDLLIAPLPVSQDPATALATRFGCASTSDDAPGPIAANPVGFCDPTIQATIDSAVTGEVPLASALAALEPVLWNRALTLPLYQEADDLIVRTDMTGVTAGPPLAGPFAGAATWRRAAK, encoded by the coding sequence GTGCGCAAGAGCAGGTGGGTGCTGGCCGCGTCGACGGCCGTCGTGTGCCTGACGTCCTGCACGAACGCCCCGCCGCCGCCCCTGGTGACCACCGAGGTGGCCCAGACGGCCCCCACGCGCCCGGTCAACCCCGGCGAGGCCGTGGTCGGGGTGGACAGCGTCGCGGGCGGGCTGAACCCGCACAAGCTGTCCGACCAGTCCATGGTCACCACCGCGCTGGCGCAGGCCATGCTGCCGTCGGTGTTCCGCACCGGCCCGGACGGCACGCCCCAGCTCGACCAGACGCTCATGCTGTCCGCGCAGGTCACCAACACCGAGCCGTACACCGTCACGTACCGGCTGCGGCCCGAGGCGTCGTGGTCTGACGCGGCGCCCATCGCCGCCGAGGACTTCGTCTACCTCTGGGAGCGGCTGCGGGACGAGCCCGGGGTCATCGACGGCATGGGCTACCGGCTGATCTCCAACATCTCCGCCCGCGAGGCGGGCCGGGTCGTCGAGGTGACCTTCGCCAAGCCCTACCCGGGCTGGCGCTCGCTGTTCTCCTCGCTGCTGCCCGCCCACCTGGTCAAGGACAGCCCGGGTGGCTGGGCGAACGTGCTGGCCGACAACTACCCGGTCACCGGCGGCCCGTTCTCGCTGCGCCTGCTCGACCGGGTGCGCGGCGAGGTCATCCTGGAGCGCAACGACCGCTATTGGGACCCGCCCGCCGCGCTCGACCGGATCGTGCTGCGCCGCGGCGACCTCAACGGCATCACGGGCGCTCTGCGCACCGCGCACAACCAGCTGGCCCTCACGGCCCTGGGCGCCCAGGGCGTCACGCAGGTGGCCGGGCTGGGCGCGAGCGTGACCCACAAGACGGTCCCGCGGCCGTCGGTGGCCACGGTGCTGCTGCGCCCGGTCAGCCCCGCCATGGCCGACGTGCGGGTCCGCTCCGCGATCGCCGCCATCATCGACCGTGGCGCGCTGGTCAAAGCGGGCACTGGCGGCGGCCCGCAGTCCGCGCTCACGGCCAACGCCCAGGTCCTCGCGCCCGGCGCCGCGGGCTATGCCGCGACCGGGCCCAACACCGGACCGGACCCCGCACTCGCCGAGCGCCTGCTCACCGAGGCCGGGTACCTCAAGACGGCGGGCACCTGGACGTCGACGAACGCGGTGCTCAACCTGGTCATCGCCGTGCCCGCGGACCGTCCGGCCTACGCCGCGATGGCCGCGGAGCTGCGCAAGCAGCTCACCGCCGCCGGTATCACCGTCAAGGTGGTCTCCCCGCCGGGCGCGGAGCTGTTCACCACGCTCCCGGCCGCGGCGACCGCCAAGGACCCGGTCGACCTGCTCATCGCCCCGCTGCCGGTCAGCCAGGACCCGGCGACCGCGCTCGCGACCCGCTTCGGCTGCGCGTCGACGTCGGACGACGCCCCCGGGCCGATCGCGGCGAACCCGGTCGGCTTCTGCGACCCGACCATCCAGGCCACCATCGACTCGGCCGTGACCGGCGAGGTGCCGCTCGCCAGCGCGCTCGCGGCCCTCGAACCCGTGCTGTGGAACCGAGCCCTGACTTTGCCGCTGTACCAAGAGGCCGACGATCTCATCGTCCGAACAGATATGACCGGCGTCACCGCGGGTCCGCCGCTGGCAGGCCCCTTCGCCGGGGCGGCCACCTGGCGGCGCGCGGCCAAGTAG
- the typA gene encoding translational GTPase TypA, with product MPTATASAELASADLRRNDLRNIAIVAHVDHGKTTLVDAMLRQSGAFEARAELVDRVMDSGELEREKGITILAKNTAVRRQTPDGPIVINVVDTPGHADFGGEVERGLAMVDGVVLLVDASEGPLPQTRFVLRKALASGLPVVLVVNKVDRPDARIAEVVEETHDLLLDLASELDDLDESVLDLPVVYASARAGRASLNQPEDGGLPDSENLDPLFDLLMDKIPAPKADIDSPLRALVTNLDASSFLGRIALCRIHAGKIRKGQTVAWLREDGSVSNVRITELLVTEALDRVPAEEASAGELVAIAGIPEITIGDTLADIDNPVALPRLTVDEPAISMTIGCNTSPLQGRSGGSKLTARVLKARLDSELVGNVSVRVLNTERPDTWEVQGRGELALAILVEQMRREGFELTVGKPEVVTRQIDGKLCEPFERLTVDAPEEYLGAITQLLANRKGRLEHMGGHGSGRIKVEYVVPSRGLIGFRTDFLTETRGTGIANAIFEGYAPWAGEIRSRHSGSLVADRQGPVTAYAMLQLADRGTFFVEPGADVYEGMVVGENPRAEDLDVNVTKEKKLTNMRSSSADVMETLARPRKLSLEEALEFCANDECVEVTPEFVRVRKTILDATTRGRTRSREKARDAK from the coding sequence GCCGCAACGATCTCCGCAACATCGCGATCGTCGCGCACGTCGACCACGGAAAGACGACGCTGGTCGACGCCATGCTGCGTCAGTCCGGCGCCTTCGAGGCCCGGGCCGAACTCGTCGACCGCGTCATGGACTCCGGTGAGCTCGAACGCGAAAAGGGCATCACCATCCTGGCGAAGAACACCGCCGTGCGTCGCCAGACGCCGGACGGCCCCATCGTCATCAACGTCGTCGACACCCCCGGCCACGCCGACTTCGGCGGCGAGGTCGAGCGCGGCCTGGCCATGGTCGACGGTGTCGTCCTGCTGGTCGACGCCAGCGAGGGCCCGCTGCCCCAGACCCGCTTCGTGCTGCGCAAGGCGCTGGCCTCCGGCCTGCCCGTCGTGCTCGTGGTGAACAAGGTCGACCGGCCCGACGCCCGCATCGCCGAGGTCGTCGAGGAGACCCACGACCTGCTGCTCGACCTGGCCTCCGAGCTCGACGACCTGGACGAGTCCGTGCTGGACCTCCCCGTCGTCTACGCCTCCGCTCGCGCGGGCCGGGCGAGCCTGAACCAGCCGGAAGACGGCGGCCTGCCCGACAGCGAGAACCTCGACCCGCTGTTCGACCTGCTGATGGACAAGATCCCCGCGCCGAAGGCCGACATCGACTCGCCGCTGCGCGCGCTGGTGACCAACCTCGACGCGTCCAGCTTCCTCGGCCGCATCGCGCTGTGCCGCATCCACGCGGGCAAGATCCGCAAGGGCCAGACCGTGGCGTGGCTGCGTGAGGACGGTTCGGTCTCCAACGTCCGCATCACCGAGCTGCTGGTCACCGAGGCCCTCGACCGCGTCCCCGCCGAAGAGGCGAGCGCGGGCGAGCTGGTCGCCATCGCGGGCATCCCCGAGATCACCATCGGCGACACGCTGGCCGACATCGACAACCCGGTGGCGCTGCCCCGGCTGACCGTCGACGAGCCCGCCATCTCGATGACCATCGGCTGCAACACCTCCCCGCTGCAGGGACGCAGCGGCGGCAGCAAGCTCACCGCCCGCGTGCTCAAGGCCCGCCTCGACAGCGAACTGGTCGGCAACGTGTCCGTGCGCGTGCTCAACACCGAGCGCCCGGACACCTGGGAGGTGCAGGGCCGTGGCGAGCTGGCCCTGGCCATCCTGGTCGAGCAGATGCGCCGCGAGGGCTTCGAGCTGACCGTCGGCAAGCCCGAGGTCGTCACCCGCCAGATCGACGGCAAGCTCTGCGAGCCGTTCGAGCGCCTGACGGTCGACGCCCCCGAGGAGTACCTGGGCGCCATCACCCAGCTCCTGGCCAACCGCAAGGGCCGCCTGGAGCACATGGGCGGGCACGGCAGCGGCCGCATCAAGGTCGAGTACGTCGTCCCGTCGCGTGGCCTCATCGGCTTCCGCACCGACTTCCTGACCGAGACCCGCGGCACGGGCATCGCCAACGCCATCTTCGAGGGCTACGCCCCGTGGGCCGGTGAGATCCGCAGCCGCCACTCGGGCTCGTTGGTCGCCGACCGCCAGGGCCCGGTCACCGCGTACGCGATGCTCCAGCTCGCCGACCGCGGCACGTTCTTCGTCGAGCCGGGCGCCGACGTCTACGAGGGCATGGTCGTGGGCGAGAACCCGCGCGCCGAGGACCTCGACGTCAACGTCACCAAGGAGAAGAAGCTCACCAACATGCGCTCCTCCTCCGCCGACGTCATGGAGACGCTGGCCCGGCCGCGCAAGCTGAGCCTGGAAGAGGCGCTGGAGTTCTGCGCCAACGACGAGTGCGTCGAGGTCACCCCGGAGTTCGTCCGGGTCCGCAAGACCATCCTCGACGCCACCACCCGCGGCCGGACGCGCTCGCGCGAGAAGGCCCGCGACGCGAAGTAG